TGTCTCCCGATAATACAAAAATTAGTCGGTCAACACTTATATGTGGATTCGTATACCACAGCAATTTCTATGTTTTTATAATACCACTTTTGAAAATTATTGCAAGAGGAAAAATCATTTTTTTTGCAATCGTTTTCGTTGATTCTTCTCGTATTATCTAGATAACTTATCGATTCGTTCTTTATTAGCTCCAAGAGCTCTTTCGTATTTCCCAGTTTCATTAGGTTGGAAATAATTGACTCCTCTTAATTTATCTGGAAGGTATTGTTGCTTAACCCACTTTTCAGGATAGGCATGTGGATACTTATAATCTTGTGCATTACCCAGTGCCTTACTTCCAGCATAGTGTCCATCTCTCAGATGACGCGGAATAGGTAAATTCCCAGACTTTCTAAGATCCGCCAGGACAGCATCCATTGCCTTATAAGCCGAATTCGACTTAGGTGATAATGCTAAGTCAATAACTACGTTGGCAATCAAAATACGTGCCTCCGGAAAACCTATTTTCTGTGCAGCTTCCAAGGCTGTGACCGTGTGAACTTGTGCATCTGGATTAGCTAAACCAATATCCTCATAGGCAATCACAGTCAAGCGACGTGCTAGACTAGGCAAATCCCCTGCCTCAACCAAACGTGCCGCATAGTGAAGACTGGCATTAACATCAGATCCTCGAATAGATTTTTGCAAGGCAGAAAGGACATCATAGTGCCCATCACCGTCTTTATCCATAGTAATATAACTGCGTTGTAAGCTATTTTCCACTATGTCTAAAGTAATATGATGCTGCCCATTTCCTGAAGCTGGTGTCGACATGACAGCCAGATCCAAAGAATTATATGCCGATCGTAAATCACCATTAGTAGCTGTCGCAATAAAATCTAGAGCATCATCATCTAAGTGAACCTCAAAGGCGAAGCCACGCTCCTTGTCCCCTAGAACATTCAAAATAGCTTCCTTGATATCTTCATTAGAGAGTGGTTCCAACTCAAATATTTGTACACGGCTACGGATGGCTGGTGTTACAGAAAAAAACGGATTCTCGGTTGTGGCACCAATCATGATAATATTTCCGTTCTCTAATAATGGTAACAAAAAATCTTGTTTTGCTTTATCCAAACGATGGATCTCATCTAGAAGTAGAACTAAACCACCTGAAAATTTAGCCTCTTCTGCAATTTCCTGTAGACGTTTTTTGCTATCGACAGTGGCATTAAAAGTTCTAAAAGCAAATTTTGTTGTTCCTGCAATAGCACTGGCTATCGAGGTTTTCCCGATTCCTGGAGGTCCGTAGAGAATCATTGACGACAGCATATTCGCCTCTACCATACGGCGAATAATTTTACCTTCACCAACTAAATGTTTCTGACCAATCACCTCTGAAATTGAACGTGGACGCATGCGTAAGGCAAGATTATCTGGCATCTTCTCTCCTTTTTTTAACTATTTATTCTTCTTATAATAAGAATATACTATTTTTCTGTAAAAAGAAATTATAAATAGTTCTTGTCAAACCTAAATTCTTATGATAGAATATTTTGGTATGTGGTGCTAGCACATCCGTAATAAATTCTACCTAGGAGGAAAACACGAAATGACTAAAGTATGTTACTTTACAGGACGTAAAACTGTTTCTGGAAACAACCGTTCACACGCTATGAACAAAACTAAACGTGTCTTTAAGCCTAACCTTCAAAAAGTTACTGTTCTTATCGACGGTAAACCTAAAAAAGTTTGGGCTTCAGCTCGTGCACTTAAATCTGGTAAAGTTGAACGCGTTTAATCTTATTAGACATTAAGAGAGATGACATCAGTCATCTCTTTTAGTGTTCATCGTCTTTCACTTTTGGGTATACTTATGTTATAATAAGGAACTAATAGATAATCCTTATAGAAAGAAGGTGTCAGTATGGGATTTACAGATGAAACTGTTCTTTTCAACCTAAACGACGGTGATAAAGATGAAATCAGTAATACTTTGACAAATGTCTACCGTTCGTTGGCTGAGAAAGGTTATAATCCTATCAACCAAATCGTTGGTTATGTTCTGAGCGGTGACCCTGCTTATGTTCCGCGTTACAATGATGCCCGTAACCAAATTCGCAAATACGAACGTGATGAAATCGTTGAAGAACTCGTTCGCTATTATCTTAAAGGAAATGGAACTGACCTGTAATGCGAGTAATGGGACTTGATGTTGGCTCAAAAACAGTGGGTGTTGCTATTAGTGACCCACTTGGTTTTACGGCCCAAGGCGTTGAAATTATCAAAATTAACGAGGAAGATAAAGAGTTTGGCTTCGACCGTCTAGGTGAACTCGTTAAAGAATATCAGGTAGATAAATTTGTCATTGGTCTCCCTAAAAATATGAATAACACTGAAGGACCACGTGTTGAGGCTAGCAAAGCTTATGGTGATAAAATCAAGGAAATCTTTAACCTTCCTGTAGATTACCAAGACGAGCGATTGACAACTGTTCAGGCAGAACGTATGTTAGTTGAACAAGCAGATGTCAGCCGTGGTAAGCGTAAAAAAGTTATTGATAAATTGGCTGCTCAACTTATTTTGCAAAACTACCTCGATCGAATGTTTTAATAAACTGTAAATAGAGACCGATTAGTCGAGCGACAATCTAGTAAACTACCAATCAGAACTTCTAGATTCTCCTCACTATTGAGTACTCTCTTCAAAAAGGAGAACAATATGTCACACAATCACGATCACAACCATGACCATGAAGTCATCACTTTAGTAGACGAACAAGGGAATGAAACACTTTTTGAAATCTTATTAACGATTGATGGACGTGAAGAATTCGGTAAGAACTACGTTCTTTTGGTTCCAGCTGGTGCTGAAGAAGATGCAGATGGAGAAATCGAAATCCAGGCATACTCATTCACTGAAAATGAGGACGGCACTGAAGGCGACCTTCAACCAATTCCTGAAGATTCAGATGCTGAATGGGATATGATTGAAGAAGTTTTCAATAGCTTTATCGATGAAAACTAAAAAATAATATTGGGCGTAACTAAGCCTAATCATTTACTTCTAAAAAAGAGACTGAAATAGTTTATTTCAGTCTCTTTTTTAGAAGGTTTTTTCTTAAATGTAAGAAATAAGAGAGAAATTGACTAAATGGTATTATCTGATATACTTTAAATAAGAGATTTTGGGTTTTTCCCTTATTTGTAACTTTCAAAATGACAGCAAAGGAGTTTAATTTGAGTCCATATAACAAAGACAATATCCTAGGATCAGGTAGCTATCAAGGTTATCATCGAAGCCCCCATCAATCTCATACACATGATAAGCAATCTGAAAAGGGTGAAGTAACAATTCAAGGGCGTACAAAAGAATCAACTTCTTATCAGAAAGAAAAAAAAACTAAGATTTCACTTCCTTGTAAGCATAAAGCACATATCCTTATCCTCAGTCTGATTTTGAGTGCATGTAGTATATCAGTCCCTTGCTTTACAGACTTTTCCAATAATATACAATCCCAAAACCTTTACATTGCAAAAATGTTTGCCAACGGTAGTTTACCCTATTCTGACTTTTTTGCGACAGGTGGGTTCTTCTATTATTTCCTAATTTCTCTAGCTTTTCGTCTGGGGTCTACTCTTTGGTTAATTCCAATACAGTTTCTAACCTACTATCTTTCTGGCAGCTACCTTTACAAGGTTGTCATGCATATGACAAATAAGAAGGAAATTGCAACTCTAATTAGTATTATTTTCTTTTTAATTAATGGGACACTTGGTTTTGGTGGACTCTATCCTATCCAATTTGCCATGCCTTTTGTCCTCGGTGCTATTTTCTTCTTAACCCGGTACTTTGCTGGTCACAGTCGTGATGAAGCCTTTATTCTTTACGGTTTTGCTGGTGCTGCTGGAGCACTCTTTGAAGCTCGAACTCTTATTTTCTGGGTATTGTCACTTGTGACAATATTTGTTTACAATCTTGTCAACAAGCACTTTGCTCGTGGTTTTTATCAAGTCCTTTGTATTATTTTTGGTAATATTTTAGTACTGTACCTATGCCTTTATTTCATCCTAAACTTGCAAATCACTTCGGACTATATTAATCAAGTTCTAGTTTACAACTTTACACAACTCGCTGTAGAAAAAAATAACTTCCTACTGACATTGGCTTACCAAAGTTTTGCTGTTATAGGTTCTGGACTCCTTATTGGTGTAGTTACTACAGGTAACCACCTCCTTGGTGATGCTAAAGATAAAAGCATTAAATGGGTATTAATCCTTAGCTTTATCTTTACACTAGTTTACAGTCTATTCTCTCAAAGTTTTGGACTTTACAGCATTCTTACCATCGTCCCATATGGTTTAGTCTTGACTGCACTTTCTCTGGATGATGCTATTAAAAAGAGAGCGGAGCGAACCTCTCACCGACGTCGTAATGATAACCAAATCCGCACGCTAAAAGTTTTTGGTATCTTCCTTAGCCGTAATTATTTCTTACCTATAGTCGTTTTTGCATTTGCCTTTGCTATACCAATCATCATGTTCCTATTTGATTTAGGAAATAATGCTGAACGTAGCAGTGTCGCAAATTACCTCGCTAAAAATACCAAGAAAGATGAAACTATTTACGTTTATGATTCATCAGCAAAAATTTATTTGAAAAGTAATCGTAAATCAGCTTCACCATTTGTTCTTCCTGATCTTAACACAGCTAAATCAAGTCATCAAAAGGCTCTTTTAGACACTCTTGTTCAAGATTCTGCACAATATCTTGTTGTCCAACAAGATACGCAATTGCCTTCTGAGTTTAAATCGACACTTTCAAAAAACTATAAAAAAGCACCTGTAAAAGGCGTTGAACGATATACTATCTATGTCCTAAAATAGGTCGAAAATCAATATATAGTGGTTGAGATAAAAATATACCACAATATATTGATTTTTTTTTGCCTAGTGCTATAATTAGTGCTATAATTAGCAGCGAGGTTATTTTTAGATGATTACATTAGAAAAAGAAAAGGTTACAGTCAACCCCGATATCAAAGTTATCAAACGCGATGGGCGTATGGTTACTTTTGATTCAAGTAAAATATATGAAGCTATTCTCAAAGCAAGCGAAACTATTACACCTATCACACCATTAATTGAGACTAAATTGGAGGGAATTGCCAACCGTGTTGTGGCCGAAATCAATGATCGCTTCTCTCACAATATCAAAATATACGAAATTCAAAGTATCGTAGAGCATGAGTTACTCGAAGCTAACGAATACGCTATCGCTCAAGAATACATTAACTACCGTACCAAACGTGATTTTGAGCGTTCTCAGGCTACTGATATCAATTTCACCATTAACAAACTGGTTAATAAAGATCAGGCTGTTGTTCATGAGAATGCCAATAAGGATAGTGATTTATACAATATACAACGTGATTTAACCGCAGGTATTGTTGGAAAATCCGTTGGACTTAAGATGCTTCCTCCACATGTAGCAAATGCTCATCAAAAGGGAGATATCCATTTCCACGATTTAGACTATAGCCCTTACACGCCTATGACAAACTGTTGTTTGATTGACTTCAAAGGCATGTTGGCAAATGGTTTTAAAATCGGTAACGCTGAAGTAGAAAGTCCCAAATCCATTCAAACTGCAACAGCACAAATTTCACAAATCATCGCAAATGTTGCCTCTAGTCAGTATGGTGGCTGTACAGCAGATCGCATCGATGAATTCTTGGCGCCTTATGCAGAACTCAACTACAAGAAACATTTAGCAGATGCTAAAGAATGGGTGACTGAGGAAAAACAGGAAGACTATGCTCGTGCTAAAACGCGTAAAGATATCTATGATGCTATGCAATCTCTTGAATATGAGATAAATACGCTTTTCACCTCAAATGGTCAAACACCATTTACCTCTCTCGGTTTTGGTTTGGGAACAAACTGGTTTGAACGTGAAATCCAAAAAGCTATCCTCCAAGTTCGTATTTTAGGCCTTGGATTAGAGCACCGCACAGCCATTTTCCCAAAACTCATCTTCACCCTAAAACGCGGACTTAACTTGGAACCTAACTCACCTAACTACGACATTAAACAGCTAGCACTTGAATGTGCAACTAAGCGTATGTATCCAGATGTCCTATCATATGACAAAATCATTGAATTGACAGGCTCCTTCAAAGCCCCTATGGGATGTCGTTCCTTCCTTCAGGGTTGGAAAGATGAAAATGGCGTTGAAGTTAATTCTGGACGAATGAATCTTGGCGTAGTCACCCTTAATCTCCCTAGAATTGCGCTAGAGTCTAAAGGAGACCAAGATAAATTTTGGGAAATTTTTGAAGAAAGAATGGGAATTGCCAAAGATGCTCTCGTTTACCGAGTTGAGCGGGTAAAAGAAGCTACACCTGCCAATGCACCTATTCTTTATCAGTATGGCGCTTTTGGTCAGCGTCTGCGTAAATGCGACAGCGTCGACCAACTCTTCAAACATCGTCGTGCAACCGTATCACTTGGTTACATTGGACTTTATGAAGTAGCATCTGTTTTTTATGGTAGCGATTGGGAAACTAATCTAGAAGCCAAGACATTTACTTTAAATATCGTTAAAGCGATGAAAAATGCTTGTGAAAGTTGGTCTGACGAATATGACTATCATTTCTCTGTTTATTCAACACCATCAGAAAGTTTAACAGATCGCTTCTGTCGATTGGATACTGAAAAATTCGGTGTCGTAACTGATATCACAGATAAAGAATATTACACCAACTCCTTCCACTACGATGTCCGTAAAAATCCAACACCATTTGAAAAGTTGGAATTTGAGAAAGATTACCCAGAGGTTGGTGCAACTGGTGGATTCATCCATTATTGTGAATATCCAGTCCTCCAACAAAATCCTAAGGCACTTGAAGCTGTTTGGGATTTTGCCTATGACCGTGTCGGCTATCTTGGCACTAATACTCCAATTGATAAATGCTACAAGTGTGACTTTGAAGGGGATTTCACTCCAACAGAACGTGGGTTCATGTGCCCTAATTGTGGTAACACAGATCCTAAAACAGTTGATGTCGTCAAACGTACTTGCGGTTATTTAGGGAATCCACAGGCCCGCCCTATGGTTAAAGGACGCCACAAAGAAATCTCAGCCCGAGTCAAACATATGAATGGTTCAACCATCAAATATGGTGGCAAACATCTCTAATAAGACCTATAATGCATTATAATAAACTAGAAGCAGCTGGATAATACCCTCCAACTCCCTCCAACTGCTTTGCTTATTTAGTTTTTAGAACGGAATACAATGGGTAAATATCAATTAGATTATAAAGGTATGCAACAGGTGGAACGTTACCACGAAAAAAATGCAACCGTCAAAAATGACAAAAAAGCACGTGTCCAAGCCCTTTTAAAAAAAGCTGGAAAGAAGAAATAAGATGATTTTACGCCGACCAAGTCAAGCAGATAAAGAAGCTATCTTAGACATGATGGGTGAATTTGAAAGGGAGAAATCTGTCCATGATGGTGGATTTTGGAACACGGACAATTTTATTTATGAAGAATGGCTAGAAGAAAATCTTCAGTCAGAAGCAGGACTTAATATCCCTGAAAACTGGGTTCCTGCTATACAGCTGGTCAGTTTCAACGAATCAGGTCATGCTCTTGGTTTTCTACATCTTCGTCTTCGTTTAAATGGGCGCTTACTAGAAAAAGGTGGTCATATTGGCTACTCCATCCGTCCATCTGAACGTGGCAAGGGGTATGCAAAAGAATCTCTCCGTCAAGGCCTGCAAGTAGCCAAGGAGAAGAATATTCAGCGTGCTCTGGTCACTTGTAGCACAGAAAATCCAGCCAGCCGAGCTGTTATATTAGCCAACGGTGGTCAACTAGAGGACATTTGTAACGAAACTGAGCGCTATTGGATAGATTTGGAGTAAAATCATGACATGGAATACACCAAAACCACAAGAATGGAAGTCCGAAGAGCTTAGCCAAGGACGCATTATTGACTATAAGGCCTTTAATTTTGTTGATGGTGAAGGGGTCCGTAACTCACTTTATGTCTCTGGTTGCATGTTTCACTGTGAGGGATGCTATAACGCTGCTACCTGGTCCTTCAAGGCAGGGATTCCCTATACCAAAGAACTAGAGGAACAAATCATACAAGATTTAGCACAACCCTATGTGCAAGGTCTCACACTACTGGGTGGAGAACCTTTTCTAAATACTGGTATTCTAACTCCCTTAGTCAAGCGTATCCGTAAGGAACTACCCGAAAAAGACATTTGGTCTTGGACTGGTTATACTTGGGAAGAGCTAATGCTTGAAACTCCTGATAAGATAGAACTTCTTCATCTCGTTGACATTCTCGTAGATGGACGTTTTGATATTACTAAAAAGAACCTTATGCTCCAGTTTCGAGGATCATCTAATCAACGTATTATTGATGTCAAAAAATCTCTTGATCAAGGAAAGGTTGTTATCTGGGACAAGTTGAATGACGGTCAAAAAAACTATGAGCAAGTCGATCGTAAAGACATGATATAAGAAAAAGTCTGAGTTTGTAACTCAGGCTTTTTTAACTTTTCTTACAAAAAACAATTCACTATCAGAAGATAAATCCTTACGATAGTAAAAGTCATCAAAGGATAAGTCTCGTAAGGCATCTATGGTTTGACAACTTTCCTCCATTACAGCTGTCAAAAAAGCTCCTCTAGCCTTTTTAGAAATCGTTGAATGTGTCTTAAGAATACCATTACGGTCTTCCATAAAACTAACTGTGAATAACTGCTTACGAAGACTTGGACTAAAGACATCTTCAAATTCACTTGAAAGCAAGGAAACAACTGGAACTTGACTATCTTCTAGGAATTGGTCATATTCAGCACGCCAATAATTTTTTAAGGACTGACCATTAACCTTAATCTTTGTATGAAAGTCATGACGATGTTCTTGAATCGGATAGAAAGCGGGAATAATCCCATAAAAAGAAGATGTGATAAATACTTGGTGACTGAGGAAATCTTTTTCACATGTGGATAAGTCCTTGCGTTTAATGTAACGATACATCAGTCCGTTAAAAAGCTCGACAGCTGGGTAATTCTTCGCTTCACCTGCTAAAATTGCATCCCAACGCTGCTTTTCTTTCTCAGCCTGCTCAGGCTTTATTTTATAAGCTATGGACAAATCGTCTGTGGATAACTTAGCCATTTCTGTTAGAATAGCTTCACTCTTTTCAGATAGTTTTTGGGAGGGGACTTCCTTACTGGGCTTCATTTCTTTTGCAGTTGGAATTAAAAATTTAATCATATTGTTATTGTAAAGCCATGCTGGCATTTCGTCAAGAATTCTCTCTAGTAAAAAAGGAAGCAAACAGTCGTCAACTCCCTTCTTTATTAATCATCTAAATCAACAAAACGACCTAGAATATGTACATTTTCTGCGATTGAAACAAAAGCTTTAGGGTCTGCTTTTCTCATATAATACTTGAAGTCCGTATACTCTTCACGGGTAATAATAGCTAGCAATACTGCTTTCTTTTCGTGATTATAAGTTCCTTCCGCATCGTTAATCATCGTTACACCACGGTGAAGTTTCTTATGGATCATCCTTATAACTGGATCAGGATTACTTGTGACAATCATGGCTTGCATTTTCTTCTGTTTAGTGAAAATTGCATCCGTTACTCGACTAGAAATAAAAATTGTAACCATAGAATAGAGAGCGTATTTCCAGCCAAAAAGAATACCTGCAAAAATCATGATAATCCCGTTGACAATCAAGGAGATATTCCCAACATCACGACCCGTTTTCTTACGAATAGTGAGACTGACGATATCTGTTCCTCCGCTAGAAATACGTGATTTTAAACCGAAACCAATCCCTGCTCCCATGACCAGACCACCAAAAATAGCATTTATCAATGGGTCCTCCGTTAAGGTCACATGAGGCATCACCTGAATAAAAAGGGAACTCATTGTTACCGTAATGAAGGTGAAGATGGTAAATTTGTGGCCAATCTTATACCAAGCTAAAATCAAGAGTGGAATATTAATCGCATAGAAAGTCAATGATACTGGAATCTCAAAGCCTAGAGTCCTGAGACTCAATGCTGATAATATCTGCGCCAACCCTGTAGATCCACTGGAGTAGACATGCCCAGGTTGAAAGAAGAAATTCACAGCAATTGATGACAAGAGCCCATAGAGTACTGACGCTGAAAATTTTTCAGTATATTTTTCACGAGAGATACTACGTGCCGCTTGTAAAACGCCCATTTTCTTTGCAGATTTTTTCTCTATATACTTAACATATTTATGAAGAGGTGCTTTATTCATTTTCTAATTCTACATGAAGGGCAAGTTCTTCCAACTGTTTATCAGCCACAAGACTTGGAGCCTGAGTCATAGGATCGGATGCCTTATTATTTTTAGGGAAGGCAATCACTTCACGAATATTATCTTTACCTGCAAGAAGCATAACAAAACGGTCAAGCCCGAGAGCCAAGCCACCATGTGGTGGGAATCCATAGTCCATAGCTTCGAGAAGGAAACCAAATTGCTCATAGGCAGATTCTTCAGAGAAACCAAGGGCTTTCAACATACGTTCTTGTAAGTCTTTCTGATTGATACGTAGACTACCACCACCAAGCTCATAACCATTCAAGACAATATCATAGGCTACAGCACGTACCTTAGAAAGATCTCCTTCAAGTTCTGCTGCAGAATCTTCTGTTGGTAAAGTGAATGGGTGGTGGGCGGACATATAACGGCCCTCTTCTTCAGACCACTCAAACATTGGCCAATCGACAACCCAAAGAAAGTTAAATTTAGTGTTGTCAATCATGTCAAGTTCTTTAGCAATTTGATTACGCAAAGCACCAAGTGTGTTATTAGCGATTTCAAGTGTGTCTGCTACAAAAAGAACCAAATCATTTTCTTCAATCTGTAAAGCATCTGTCAACTTTTCTTCAATACTTGTCAAGAATTTAGCAACTGGACCTGCTAGAACTCCATCAGTCATCTTAACCCAAGCAAGACCTTTAGCACCAAATTGTTTGGCAAAGTCTGTCAACTTGTCAATGCTTTTACGTGAATACTTATCTGCATTTCCTTTAACAACAATCGCCTTAACAGCTGGTGCCTCAGCAAATACTTTGAAGTCTACATCCTTGACAAGTTCTGTCAAGTCTTGTAAAAGCATGTCAAAGCGTGTATCTGGCTTGTCAGATCCATAGTTATTCATAGCATCATCATAAGACATGCGTGGGAATGGTAGTGTCACCTCAACCCCTTTAGTTTCTTTCATAACCTTAGCAATCAATCCTTCTGTAATATCTTGGATTTCTTGCTCATTAAGGAAAGAAGTCTCCAAGTCAACTTGTGTAAACTCAGGTTGACGATCACCACGCAAATCTTCGTCACGGAAACACTTTACAATTTGATAATAACGGTCAAAACCAGCATTCATCAATAATTGTTTAGTAATCTGAGGACTTTGTGGAAGAGCGTAAAAGTGGCCTTGGCTAACACGGCTTGGAACCAAGTAATCACGTGCACCTTCTGGTGTAGATTTTGTCAACATTGGTGTTTCAACATCGATAAATTCCAAGTCATCAAGATAATTACGAATGGTATGAGTTACCTTGGCACGAAGCTTAAAGTTTTCCAACATCTCTGGACGACGAAGATCCAAGTAACGGTAACGCATACGTGTATCATCACTAGCCTCAACACCATCTTTGATTTCAAACGGTGTTGTTTTGGCAGTATTAAGGACTTTAAGATCTTCAACTTTAAGCTCGACAGCACCTGTAGGCAAGTTATCATTAGCTTGTTCACGCGCTTCAACTGTTCCTGTTACTTCAATAACAAATTCGCTACGCAAGCTCTCAGCTGTTTCAACAACAGCTGCATCAGTATTTTCAGGGTTAACAACCAACTGCATCAAACCTTCACGGTCACGAAGATCGATAAAAATTAAACCTCCGAGGTTACGACGACGAGATACCCAACCTTTCAAAGTAATAGTAGTTCCGATATGTTCACTACGAACACGACCGGCATACATAGAACGTTCCATAAATACACTTCTTTCGTTAATTTTTTAGTCTTAACTATTATAGCAAAAAGCCCATCAAAACCCCACCCATTTCAGGATCGAATTTTAATAGACTTTCTTTTTTATAAAACTATTTACCAAATTGTTTAAACAATTCACTAGTATCCACATAATCTTCAGCAAATTCTTCAAAATCTTCAAAACGGTAGTCAGCTGTTTCTAAATCAAGCAAACTATTCCAACGGAAACCATAAACATCTTCAATGATAACACTAAGTTCATCAGTTTCCTCATCTACTTGCCAGCCCAAATAGCGTTCCTGGGTTTCAAAATTCAAAACTACATCTTGACAATCTTGGCGCCAAACTTGACCAAGCAATTGTTGACACATAGCATGATCACTCGCAGGTTCATCATTAAACCACGTAATCTCATGTTTATCGAGAAATGCAATCAACTGCCAAAACTGTTGTTGGAAACGAATGGGCATACTACGATCAAAAGCCAAACTGAATTTTTCACTCCGTTTGAGCATATCAACTATACTAACCATATACCCCCTACTTTTCTAACTGTTTGAGGACTGTTGCGAAGTTTGTAGTTAGCTCTTCAAAACTTACAGTAACTTCCTCACGAGTAGCATTATTTTTGACCTTAACCACACCTGACTCCACTTCACTCTCACCTAATGTGATAACAGTCTTGGCTTTGAAGGTATCTGCTGACTTAAACTGTGCCTTAATCTTACGTCCAAGGTAATCACGTTCAGCTTTAAATCCTTGGTAGCGGATGGATTGAACTAACTCAAGAGCTTTGCCATTAGCGCCCGAACCAAGTACTGCAATGTAGACATCAAGACTTTCTTCTACCGGAAGTTTAATGCCTTGCTTATCAAGAACCAAAAGCAAGCGTTCTAAACCAAGTCCAAAACCAAATCCAGCTGTTTCTGGACCACCGAAATATTCAACCAAACTATCATAACGACCGCCCGCACAGATTGTTAACTCAGACTTGTCAATAGTGGTAATAAATTCAAAAATCGTGTGGTTATAGTAATCCAGACCACGTACCATATTGGTATCAATCACATATGGAATGTTAAGACTATCGAGCATGGCACGCACTTCATCAAAGTGAGTTTGACTTTCTTCATCTAAATAATCAAGGATAGATGGAGCATTTTCAACTGCAACCTTATCTTCTTTTTCTTTTGAATCAAGTACTCGCAAAGGATTTTCTTCCAAACGGCGTTGGCTATCTTTTGACAAACTCTCGCGCATTGGTGTCAAATAGTCAATCAAGGCCTGACGATAAGCCAGACGACTGTCAGTATTTCCAAGACTATTCAAATGAAGAGTAACATCCTTAATGCCAAGCGTATTAAAGAGTTGGTA
This region of Streptococcus thermophilus genomic DNA includes:
- the yaaA gene encoding peroxide stress protein YaaA translates to MIKFLIPTAKEMKPSKEVPSQKLSEKSEAILTEMAKLSTDDLSIAYKIKPEQAEKEKQRWDAILAGEAKNYPAVELFNGLMYRYIKRKDLSTCEKDFLSHQVFITSSFYGIIPAFYPIQEHRHDFHTKIKVNGQSLKNYWRAEYDQFLEDSQVPVVSLLSSEFEDVFSPSLRKQLFTVSFMEDRNGILKTHSTISKKARGAFLTAVMEESCQTIDALRDLSFDDFYYRKDLSSDSELFFVRKVKKA
- a CDS encoding YitT family protein, with amino-acid sequence MNKAPLHKYVKYIEKKSAKKMGVLQAARSISREKYTEKFSASVLYGLLSSIAVNFFFQPGHVYSSGSTGLAQILSALSLRTLGFEIPVSLTFYAINIPLLILAWYKIGHKFTIFTFITVTMSSLFIQVMPHVTLTEDPLINAIFGGLVMGAGIGFGLKSRISSGGTDIVSLTIRKKTGRDVGNISLIVNGIIMIFAGILFGWKYALYSMVTIFISSRVTDAIFTKQKKMQAMIVTSNPDPVIRMIHKKLHRGVTMINDAEGTYNHEKKAVLLAIITREEYTDFKYYMRKADPKAFVSIAENVHILGRFVDLDD
- the aspS gene encoding aspartate--tRNA ligase, which encodes MERSMYAGRVRSEHIGTTITLKGWVSRRRNLGGLIFIDLRDREGLMQLVVNPENTDAAVVETAESLRSEFVIEVTGTVEAREQANDNLPTGAVELKVEDLKVLNTAKTTPFEIKDGVEASDDTRMRYRYLDLRRPEMLENFKLRAKVTHTIRNYLDDLEFIDVETPMLTKSTPEGARDYLVPSRVSQGHFYALPQSPQITKQLLMNAGFDRYYQIVKCFRDEDLRGDRQPEFTQVDLETSFLNEQEIQDITEGLIAKVMKETKGVEVTLPFPRMSYDDAMNNYGSDKPDTRFDMLLQDLTELVKDVDFKVFAEAPAVKAIVVKGNADKYSRKSIDKLTDFAKQFGAKGLAWVKMTDGVLAGPVAKFLTSIEEKLTDALQIEENDLVLFVADTLEIANNTLGALRNQIAKELDMIDNTKFNFLWVVDWPMFEWSEEEGRYMSAHHPFTLPTEDSAAELEGDLSKVRAVAYDIVLNGYELGGGSLRINQKDLQERMLKALGFSEESAYEQFGFLLEAMDYGFPPHGGLALGLDRFVMLLAGKDNIREVIAFPKNNKASDPMTQAPSLVADKQLEELALHVELENE
- the hisS gene encoding histidine--tRNA ligase — translated: MKLQKPKGTQDILPGDSAKWQYVENVARETFKKYNYGEIRTPMFEHYEVISRSVGDTTDIVTKEMYDFHDKGDRHITLRPEGTAPVVRSYVENKLFAPEVQKPVKVYYIGSMFRYERPQAGRLREFHQLGVECFGSKNPATDVETIAMAYQLFNTLGIKDVTLHLNSLGNTDSRLAYRQALIDYLTPMRESLSKDSQRRLEENPLRVLDSKEKEDKVAVENAPSILDYLDEESQTHFDEVRAMLDSLNIPYVIDTNMVRGLDYYNHTIFEFITTIDKSELTICAGGRYDSLVEYFGGPETAGFGFGLGLERLLLVLDKQGIKLPVEESLDVYIAVLGSGANGKALELVQSIRYQGFKAERDYLGRKIKAQFKSADTFKAKTVITLGESEVESGVVKVKNNATREEVTVSFEELTTNFATVLKQLEK